A region from the Anaerolineae bacterium genome encodes:
- a CDS encoding energy-coupling factor ABC transporter ATP-binding protein has protein sequence MAGTVPAPVHVGATPIQEMQASSPGACPIVLLKGLGVWYGGQPALRGMDLEVPAGQFLLVTGPSGCGKSTLALVLAGLIPQVVPARVEGYAEVAGLDVMRTPAHQLAQRVGVVFQNPATQLFNYTVEEEIAFGPRNLGLPADEVEARVRFAIEAVGIAHLQGREIRKLSGGERQRLAIASAMAMLPAVLVLDEPTAHLDAEGIALLRDTLRKLHGRHGMTIIVLEHRLHPFLELAERALLMENGRVVADGTPAAVFGDAALLRRLGLRDPRYAVGPRCDLHPPTGVHPPVRQDPPLVKLVGVEAGYGRRKVLHGIDLALYAGEFVGLVGPNGAGKSTLASVLAGALRPQRGQIVWNPAARRIPPARRAGMLFQDPTLQLFADSVWDEVAMAPANWGLPVAETVEPILQAADLTRLRRRHPLALSMGQQQRTALAAVLSAQPALLILDEPTMGQDWGHLERLMEWICRLHRRGHTILLISHDEKLVYHYVERMVIMRDGRIVADGTIRPAKKETREHDGEVLPVGA, from the coding sequence ATGGCTGGAACAGTGCCGGCGCCGGTACATGTAGGGGCCACGCCCATCCAGGAGATGCAGGCGTCATCTCCCGGCGCATGCCCGATCGTGCTCCTGAAGGGTTTGGGCGTCTGGTATGGCGGCCAGCCGGCACTGCGCGGCATGGATTTGGAGGTGCCGGCCGGCCAGTTTCTCCTTGTTACCGGGCCTTCTGGCTGTGGCAAAAGCACCCTGGCGCTGGTGCTGGCCGGGCTGATCCCTCAGGTAGTGCCGGCGCGGGTGGAGGGTTATGCCGAGGTGGCCGGCCTGGATGTCATGCGGACGCCGGCACACCAGCTCGCCCAGCGCGTCGGCGTCGTCTTTCAGAACCCCGCCACCCAACTGTTCAACTACACTGTGGAAGAGGAAATCGCCTTCGGGCCGCGCAACCTGGGACTGCCGGCGGACGAGGTAGAAGCACGGGTGCGCTTCGCCATCGAGGCAGTGGGCATCGCCCACCTGCAGGGGCGCGAGATCCGCAAGCTATCGGGGGGAGAGCGCCAGCGCCTGGCTATCGCTTCGGCCATGGCTATGCTGCCGGCAGTGCTGGTGCTGGATGAACCGACGGCCCACCTGGACGCCGAGGGCATCGCCCTCCTGCGGGATACCCTCCGCAAGCTACATGGCCGGCACGGCATGACCATCATCGTCCTCGAACACCGCCTCCATCCATTTCTTGAGTTGGCCGAGCGCGCCCTGCTGATGGAAAACGGTCGGGTGGTCGCGGACGGGACGCCGGCGGCGGTATTCGGGGACGCGGCACTGCTCCGCCGGCTGGGACTGCGCGACCCGCGCTATGCCGTTGGGCCGCGCTGTGACCTGCACCCTCCCACGGGAGTGCATCCCCCTGTCCGTCAGGACCCTCCGCTGGTGAAGCTAGTGGGGGTGGAGGCGGGGTACGGCCGGCGAAAGGTCCTGCACGGCATAGACCTGGCGCTGTACGCCGGCGAGTTCGTCGGCCTGGTGGGGCCGAACGGCGCCGGCAAATCGACCCTGGCCAGCGTGCTGGCCGGCGCACTGCGCCCCCAGCGCGGCCAGATCGTCTGGAACCCAGCGGCACGCCGCATCCCTCCGGCCCGGCGCGCCGGCATGCTCTTTCAAGACCCGACCCTCCAGCTCTTCGCCGACAGCGTCTGGGACGAGGTGGCGATGGCGCCGGCGAACTGGGGCCTGCCGGTGGCGGAGACTGTGGAGCCTATCCTGCAGGCGGCGGACCTGACCCGCCTGCGCCGGCGGCACCCCCTGGCGCTCAGCATGGGCCAGCAACAGCGCACCGCCCTGGCGGCTGTGCTGTCGGCCCAGCCGGCGCTCCTCATCCTGGATGAGCCGACCATGGGACAGGACTGGGGGCACCTGGAGCGGCTGATGGAATGGATATGCCGGCTCCACCGCCGCGGCCATACCATCCTGCTCATCAGCCATGACGAGAAGCTCGTGTACCATTACGTGGAGCGCATGGTGATCATGCGAGATGGGCGAATCGTCGCAGATGGCACGATCCGGCCGGCCAAAAAGGAAACGCGAGAACACGATGGTGAGGTCTTGCCCGTCGGGGCATGA